A stretch of the Malus sylvestris chromosome 10, drMalSylv7.2, whole genome shotgun sequence genome encodes the following:
- the LOC126584596 gene encoding uncharacterized protein LOC126584596, which yields MDRESHETTVVHSSIALLQERFRELQRVKAIREEKETSRMLALSTDSEPKQFTAMDRNPTMQNQQARSKLFFHFDHIVHGRGTSASGGSLSLWPTLQSKHVDRPHRKTETLLLINLWPTFTDTTSLKTCSNKFEDLDPNSGSDVDTSLHL from the coding sequence ATGGATAGGGAAAGCCACGAAACGACTGTCGTTCATTCCTCCATAGCTCTACTGCAAGAAAGGTTTAGAGAGCTGCAGAGAGTGAAGGCAATCAGAGAGGAGAAAGAGACATCGAGAATGCTAGCTCTCTCCACTGACTCCGAACCAAAGCAGTTCACGGCGATGGATAGAAATCCCACCATGCAAAATCAGCAGGCAAGGTCAAAGTTGTTTTTCCACTTTGATCATATTGTCCATGGTCGCGGGACGTCAGCATCCGGAGGTTCTCTGTCCCTGTGGCCGACATTGCAGAGCAAGCACGTGGACCGTCCGCATAGGAAGACTGAGACGCTGCTTTTGATCAATTTATGGCCAACTTTTACAGACACCACCTCGTTAAAAACctgttcaaacaaatttgaagacttgGATCCTAATTCTGGCTCTGATGTAGATACTTCTCTTCATCTGTGA
- the LOC126584200 gene encoding uncharacterized protein LOC126584200 isoform X1, translating to MSYLAVGVSPGNVPVYHSTNLKVNDRRLRVAELVLRCLICGLGVVAAALVGTDTQVKEIFTVQKKAKFTDMKALVFLVVANGIVSAYSLVQVVRCVVSMVRGNVLFSKPIAWIIFSGDQRESHDAKGTIHSSSIALLQKRFRELQRVKAMREERDRSRMLAEPKHNKQLMMVDSNPTSMHYEQARARLFFHHHHPDHHHLALPHDDHRSSSPSGRVCPFLWPLLMSKLEEDYYISRSINETPLLTNLLPSVTAENPNSLDSTTTSCSNQFEDSVCNSDVSDVDTSLHLW from the exons ATGAGCTACTTAGCTGTTGGTGTGAGTCCTGGAAATGTTCCGGTGTATCACAGCACCAATTTAAAAGTGAATGATCGGAGGTTGAGGGTGGCAGAGTTGGTTTTGAGGTGCTTGATCTGCGGTCTAGGAGTTGTTGCTGCTGCTCTTGTGGGAACTGATACTCAGGTCAAAGAGATCTTCACCGTCCAGAAGAAAGCTAAATTTACAGACATGAAAGCTCTTGT GTTTTTGGTGGTGGCGAATGGGATAGTTTCTGCCTACTCTTTGGTGCAAGTGGTGCGTTGTGTTGTGAGCATGGTTAGGGGCAATGTGCTCTTCAGCAAGCCCATCGCTTGGATCATTTTCTCTGGGGATCAG AGAGAAAGCCATGATGCCAAAGGCACCATTCATTCCTCCTCCATTGCTCTATTGCAGAAAAGGTTTAGAGAGCTGCAGAGAGTGAAGGcaatgagggaggagagagatagATCGAGAATGCTAGCTGAACCAAAGCATAATAAGCAGTTGATGATGGTCGATAGCAATCCCACCAGCATGCATTACGAGCAGGCAAGGGCAAGGTTGTtcttccaccaccaccaccctgaTCATCATCATCTTGCCCTTCCACATGACGATCATCGGTCATCATCACCATCCGGCAGAGTTTGTCCGTTCTTGTGGCCATTATTAATGAGTAAGCTTGAGGAGGATTACTACATATCTAGGAGCATCAATGAGACCCCGCTGTTGACCAACTTATTGCCCTCAGTCACAGCAGAAAACCCTAATTCGTTAGACAGTACTACTACTAGTTGTTCGAATCAATTCGAAGATTCCGTTTGTAACTCTGATGTCAGTGATGTGGATACTTCCCTTCATCTGTGGTAA
- the LOC126586213 gene encoding uncharacterized protein LOC126586213 isoform X1: MKPSSRYNSYDARSSTSSHFSDPSSSRELKHPASSRAVVNSKPSDPNISTMVKKFLEKRSTSKPKPINPTGLVIPSDLIAGGLKKPAKNGSGSNFAALGRKLFGKEAGTASSDKKKEVKALTEVKGNTRTLAMVLRSERELLNSNKEQEVEITELKLMIQEKNREVDKLKDLCLKQREEIKSLKSAILFPDVMNSQLQELLKKQGSELKQAKQVIPNLQRQVTSLTGQLQCLAEDLAEVKADKGSVRACFQRGDTSPRTPTYDDKEFSNSLEFSSGDLASPGSPDDMFLKDLNPCLTPYAKTKSKEFDEMGYDSPYRHDECLSENNMEFGFNSCSRKLSKSSDCCQKSETESRLAQGNRRSGDAKRTYGKQIHRKFI, translated from the exons ATGAAGCCCTCGTCGCGATACAACTCGTACGATGCCCGCTCCTCAACCTCCTCGCACTTCTCCGACCCCTCGTCTTCCAGAGAGCTCAAGCACCCCGCTTCCTCACGCGCCGTCGTCAACTCCAAGCCCTCGGATCCCAACATCTCCACGATGGTGAAAAAGTTCTTGGAAAAGCGGTCGACTTCCAAGCCCAAGCCGATTAACCCGACGGGATTGGTTATTCCGTCGGATCTGATCGCCGGCGGGTTGAAGAAGCCGGCTaaaaacgggtcgggttcgaaTTTCGCGGCGCTTGGTAGGAAGCTGTTTGGAAAAGAAGCGGGAACGGCGTCGTCGGATAAGAAGAAGGAGGTGAAGGCCTTGACTGAGGTCAAAGGGAACACCAGGACGCTGGCTATGGTGTtgaggagtgagagagagctcTTGAATTCGAATAAGGAGCAGGAAGTTGAAATTACCGAACTTAAATTAATGATTCAAGAAAAGAACAGAGAA GTGGATAAACTGAAGGATTTGTGTTTGAAGCAAagggaagaaatcaaatcattgaAGAGCGCGATTTTGTTCCCGGATGTTATGAATTCTCAGCTTCAAGAGCTGTTGAAGAAGCAGGGGTCAGAGCTGAAGCAAGCAAAACAAGTTATCCCAAATCTTCAGAGGCAGGTCACTTCTCTTACTGGTCAGCTTCAGTGCCTTGCAGAGGATCTTGCTGAG GTGAAGGCTGATAAAGGTTCAGTTAGGGCGTGTTTTCAACGTGGTGACACTTCTCCAAGAACCCCCACATATGATGACAAAGAATTCTCTAATTCTCTT GAGTTCAGCTCTGGTGATCTGGCCAGCCCTGGTAGTCCAGATGACATGTTCCTGAAGGATTTAAATCCTTGCTTGACCCCATATGCAAAAACAAAGTCCAAG GAATTTGACGAGATGGGCTATGACTCTCCATATCGACATGATGAATGCTTATCCGAAAACAATATGGAGTTTGGATTTAACTCTTGTTCCAGGAAGTTGTCCAAAAGTTCTGATTGTTGCCAGAAGTCCGAAACAGAAAGCAGATTAGCTCAAGGAAATCGGAGATCGGGTGATGCCAAACGAACTTATGGAAAACAAATTCATCGTAAATTTATCTAG
- the LOC126584200 gene encoding CASP-like protein 2B1 isoform X2 — protein sequence MSYLAVGVSPGNVPVYHSTNLKVNDRRLRVAELVLRCLICGLGVVAAALVGTDTQVKEIFTVQKKAKFTDMKALVFLVVANGIVSAYSLVQVVRCVVSMVRGNVLFSKPIAWIIFSGDQVMAYVCVAAVGAATQSAVLAKLGQPELQWMKICNMYDKFCNQVGEGIASALLVSLSTVLLSCVSAFNLFRLYGGNKNTTTVASRW from the exons ATGAGCTACTTAGCTGTTGGTGTGAGTCCTGGAAATGTTCCGGTGTATCACAGCACCAATTTAAAAGTGAATGATCGGAGGTTGAGGGTGGCAGAGTTGGTTTTGAGGTGCTTGATCTGCGGTCTAGGAGTTGTTGCTGCTGCTCTTGTGGGAACTGATACTCAGGTCAAAGAGATCTTCACCGTCCAGAAGAAAGCTAAATTTACAGACATGAAAGCTCTTGT GTTTTTGGTGGTGGCGAATGGGATAGTTTCTGCCTACTCTTTGGTGCAAGTGGTGCGTTGTGTTGTGAGCATGGTTAGGGGCAATGTGCTCTTCAGCAAGCCCATCGCTTGGATCATTTTCTCTGGGGATCAG GTGAtggcatatgtgtgtgtggcAGCAGTAGGAGCTGCCACACAGTCGGCGGTGTTGGCCAAGTTGGGGCAGCCAGAGCTGCAATGGATGAAGATATGCAATATGTATGACAAGTTCTGCAACCAAGTTGGGGAGGGAATTGCCAGCGCTTTATTAGTCAGTCTAAGCACAGTCCTGCTCTCTTGTGTTTCTGCTTTCAATCTCTTCCGCTTGTACGGTGGCAACAAAAACACGACCACCGTCGCCAGTAGGTGGTAG
- the LOC126586873 gene encoding PLASMODESMATA CALLOSE-BINDING PROTEIN 5-like → MSSIFLYVLLALLFLSLTPQRSDGQLDPEWCIADEQTPDEDLQMAMKWACEVGGADCSKIQENQDCYLPNTMQDHASYVFNNYYQRFKKQGGTCYFNSAALVTALDPSHNSCKFEYLP, encoded by the exons ATGTCTtctattttcctttatgttCTGCTAGCTCTGTTATTTTTGTCTCTAACTCCACAAAGATCTG ATGGGCAGCTAGATCCGGAATGGTGCATAGCAGATGAGCAGACACCAGATGAGGATCTGCAAATGGCGATGAAGTGGGCTTGTGAAGTGGGAGGTGCCGACTGCAGCAAGATACAAGAAAACCAAGACTGCTACTTACCTAATACCATGCAGGACCACGCCTCTTATGTCTTCAACAATTACTACCAAAGATTTAAGAAGCAAGGAGGAACTTGCTACTTCAATTCTGCTGCATTGGTCACTGCCCTTGATCCAA GTCATAATTCGTGCAAGTTTGAGTATCTTCCTTGA
- the LOC126586211 gene encoding uncharacterized protein LOC126586211 isoform X2 yields MMTNTHSFVSWEEHTLCQERGSRVVHYYLKEASGELVLAVIGTERSIRHMLYVLSDEFVKTYKSKGFINVCTKWRARREVVEWLTSLVSRRCWSEVSDETTQPLPITGLGARQTYMPDQMVPRKLKVHNSDIEWSGIAWICAKQLKHYPAFHRNGATISVHSFVFVLALEEESHYLGYVEDMYEDKKSQKKVKVRWFHHTWEVTGVIPDLNPHPREVFITPYVQVINAECVGGPATVLTPKHYEKCLAVVAHKSSSGILMCFRQLGDYKVKPFSLAKLRGYSNQAILSSLDVYISKQKAKAKYHKLCDEDEVELAPDDPLRMSLKRNRTSKANQGHCGVKNLVTGNHLPNCVPTYPKLKLKLSTKTMGVKIAGSEPIRPVSFKVGEKMELLCQDSGIRGCWFRCQVLQTSQKLLKVQYDDLQDVDGSGNLEEWVPAFKVAAPDKLGMRYSGRLTIRPCRLNDSTEVCFEVGVAVDAWWCDGWWEGVVTGVNISGTDSIQVYFPGEKKLMSFPRKDVRASRDWVENRWVDVKAKPDVFSYVSENISSSTKLLSVSSSSMAKASSKLEAVEEKQESPDLAPLDEELGKVTRMNMRKWPCTSNEDEINNSSDGNGGDDCACNKTEKCETLEATEVAAHG; encoded by the exons ATGATGACGAATACTCATAGTTTTGTGTCGTGGGAGGAGCACACTCTGTGTCAAGAGCGCGGTAGCCGTGTGGTCCATTACTACTTGAAGGAGGCATCCGGGGAATTAGTGCTCGCTGTTATAGGGACTGAGAGGAGTATAAGGCACATGCTGTATGTTCTTTCAGATGAGTTCGTGAAGACTTACAAGTCCAAGGGATTCATTAATGTATGTACCAAATGGAGAGCAAGAAGAGAAGTTGTAGAATGGCTTACTTCCTTGGTCTCGAGACGTTGCTGGTCGGAGGTTTCAG ATGAAACAACACAACCATTGCCAATTACTGGACTCGGTGCTCGCCAAACTTATATGCCTGATCAGATG GTTCCAAGGAAATTGAAAGTTCACAATTCAGACATTGAATGGTCTGGTATTGCCTGGATTTGTGCCAAACAGCTCAAGCATTACCCTGCATTTCACAGGAATGGAGCTACCATTTCT GTCCATTCCTTTGTCTTTGTATTGGCTTTGGAAGAAGAAAGCCACTACCTAGGTTACGTGGAAGACATGTATGAAGACAAGAAAAGTCAGAAAAAGGTTAAAGTGCGTTGGTTTCACCACACTTGGGAAGTCACGGGTGTAATCCCTGATCTGAATCCACACCCCAGAGAAGTTTTTATCACACCTTATGTTCAGGTGATCAATGCTGAGTGTGTTGGTGGTCCTGCAACAGTTCTGACTCCTAAGCACTACGAAAAATGCTTAGCTGTTGTAGCTCATAAATCTTCCTCTGGAATCCTTATGTGCTTTCGGCAACTTGGGGACTACAAGGTTAAGCCCTTCAGTCTTGCTAAATTGCGGGGGTATTCTAATCAAGCAATTCTGTCTTCTCTAGATGTCTACATCTCCAAGCAAAAAGCCAAAGCGAAGTACCATAAATTATGTGATGAAGATGAGGTAGAGTTAGCACCTGATGATCCTCTGAGGATGAGCCTTAAGAGAAACAGAACCAGCAAGGCGAATCAGGGACATTGTGGTGTTAAAAATTTGGTCACTGGGAATCATTTACCAAATTGCGTTCCAACATACCCAAAGTTGAAATTAAAATTATCAACGAAAACCATGGGAGTTAAGATTGCTGGATCGGAGCCCATACGCCCAGTTTCTTTTAAGGTTGGTGAAAAGATGGAGTTGCTCTGTCAGGATAGTGGCATACGAGGATGTTGGTTTAGGTGTCAGGTCTTGCAGACATCTCAAAAGCTTCTCAAAGTTCAATATGATGATTTGCAAGATGTGGATGGATCTGGCAATCTGGAG GAATGGGTCCCTGCCTTTAAAGTTGCTGCTCCTGATAAATTAGGCATGAGATACTCAGGCCGCCTGACAATCCGACCCTGTCGTCTCAATGATTCTACAGAGGTTTGTTTTGAGGTTGGAGTAGCAGTTGATGCGTGGTGGTGTGATGGCTGGTGGGAAGGTGTTGTTACTGGAGTTAACATTTCTGGGACTGATAGTATACAAGTCTACTTCCCTG GTGAGAAGAAGCTTATGAGTTTCCCGAGAAAGGATGTTAGGGCTTCCAGAGACTGGGTTGAGAACAGATGGGTTGATGTGAAGGCAAAGCCTGATGTATTCTCATACGTATCTGAAAATATCAGTTCTAGCACGAAGCTCTTATCAGTCTCTTCTAGCTCTATGGCAAAAGCTTCTTCTAAACTTGAAGCTGTTGAAGAGAAACAGGAATCACCAGATTTAGCCCCACTGGATGAGGAGTTGGGAAAGGTGACGAGAATGAATATGCGGAAGTGGCCTTGTACCAGTAATGAAGACGAGATTAACAATTCAAGCGATGGCAATGGCGGTGATGATTGTGCTTGCAACAAAACTGAGAAATGTGAAACACTAGAAGCCACAGAAGTGGCTGCACATGGCTGA
- the LOC126586213 gene encoding uncharacterized protein LOC126586213 isoform X2: MKPSSRYNSYDARSSTSSHFSDPSSSRELKHPASSRAVVNSKPSDPNISTMVKKFLEKRSTSKPKPINPTGLVIPSDLIAGGLKKPAKNGSGSNFAALGRKLFGKEAGTASSDKKKEVKALTEVKGNTRTLAMVLRSERELLNSNKEQEVEITELKLMIQEKNREVDKLKDLCLKQREEIKSLKSAILFPDVMNSQLQELLKKQGSELKQAKQVIPNLQRQVTSLTGQLQCLAEDLAEVKADKGSVRACFQRGDTSPRTPTYDDKEFSNSLEFSSGDLASPGSPDDMFLKDLNPCLTPYAKTKSKG; the protein is encoded by the exons ATGAAGCCCTCGTCGCGATACAACTCGTACGATGCCCGCTCCTCAACCTCCTCGCACTTCTCCGACCCCTCGTCTTCCAGAGAGCTCAAGCACCCCGCTTCCTCACGCGCCGTCGTCAACTCCAAGCCCTCGGATCCCAACATCTCCACGATGGTGAAAAAGTTCTTGGAAAAGCGGTCGACTTCCAAGCCCAAGCCGATTAACCCGACGGGATTGGTTATTCCGTCGGATCTGATCGCCGGCGGGTTGAAGAAGCCGGCTaaaaacgggtcgggttcgaaTTTCGCGGCGCTTGGTAGGAAGCTGTTTGGAAAAGAAGCGGGAACGGCGTCGTCGGATAAGAAGAAGGAGGTGAAGGCCTTGACTGAGGTCAAAGGGAACACCAGGACGCTGGCTATGGTGTtgaggagtgagagagagctcTTGAATTCGAATAAGGAGCAGGAAGTTGAAATTACCGAACTTAAATTAATGATTCAAGAAAAGAACAGAGAA GTGGATAAACTGAAGGATTTGTGTTTGAAGCAAagggaagaaatcaaatcattgaAGAGCGCGATTTTGTTCCCGGATGTTATGAATTCTCAGCTTCAAGAGCTGTTGAAGAAGCAGGGGTCAGAGCTGAAGCAAGCAAAACAAGTTATCCCAAATCTTCAGAGGCAGGTCACTTCTCTTACTGGTCAGCTTCAGTGCCTTGCAGAGGATCTTGCTGAG GTGAAGGCTGATAAAGGTTCAGTTAGGGCGTGTTTTCAACGTGGTGACACTTCTCCAAGAACCCCCACATATGATGACAAAGAATTCTCTAATTCTCTT GAGTTCAGCTCTGGTGATCTGGCCAGCCCTGGTAGTCCAGATGACATGTTCCTGAAGGATTTAAATCCTTGCTTGACCCCATATGCAAAAACAAAGTCCAAG GGTTGA
- the LOC126586211 gene encoding uncharacterized protein LOC126586211 isoform X1 encodes MMTNTHSFVSWEEHTLCQERGSRVVHYYLKEASGELVLAVIGTERSIRHMLYVLSDEFVKTYKSKGFINVCTKWRARREVVEWLTSLVSRRCWSEVSDSPTDETTQPLPITGLGARQTYMPDQMVPRKLKVHNSDIEWSGIAWICAKQLKHYPAFHRNGATISVHSFVFVLALEEESHYLGYVEDMYEDKKSQKKVKVRWFHHTWEVTGVIPDLNPHPREVFITPYVQVINAECVGGPATVLTPKHYEKCLAVVAHKSSSGILMCFRQLGDYKVKPFSLAKLRGYSNQAILSSLDVYISKQKAKAKYHKLCDEDEVELAPDDPLRMSLKRNRTSKANQGHCGVKNLVTGNHLPNCVPTYPKLKLKLSTKTMGVKIAGSEPIRPVSFKVGEKMELLCQDSGIRGCWFRCQVLQTSQKLLKVQYDDLQDVDGSGNLEEWVPAFKVAAPDKLGMRYSGRLTIRPCRLNDSTEVCFEVGVAVDAWWCDGWWEGVVTGVNISGTDSIQVYFPGEKKLMSFPRKDVRASRDWVENRWVDVKAKPDVFSYVSENISSSTKLLSVSSSSMAKASSKLEAVEEKQESPDLAPLDEELGKVTRMNMRKWPCTSNEDEINNSSDGNGGDDCACNKTEKCETLEATEVAAHG; translated from the exons ATGATGACGAATACTCATAGTTTTGTGTCGTGGGAGGAGCACACTCTGTGTCAAGAGCGCGGTAGCCGTGTGGTCCATTACTACTTGAAGGAGGCATCCGGGGAATTAGTGCTCGCTGTTATAGGGACTGAGAGGAGTATAAGGCACATGCTGTATGTTCTTTCAGATGAGTTCGTGAAGACTTACAAGTCCAAGGGATTCATTAATGTATGTACCAAATGGAGAGCAAGAAGAGAAGTTGTAGAATGGCTTACTTCCTTGGTCTCGAGACGTTGCTGGTCGGAGGTTTCAG ATTCACCAACAGATGAAACAACACAACCATTGCCAATTACTGGACTCGGTGCTCGCCAAACTTATATGCCTGATCAGATG GTTCCAAGGAAATTGAAAGTTCACAATTCAGACATTGAATGGTCTGGTATTGCCTGGATTTGTGCCAAACAGCTCAAGCATTACCCTGCATTTCACAGGAATGGAGCTACCATTTCT GTCCATTCCTTTGTCTTTGTATTGGCTTTGGAAGAAGAAAGCCACTACCTAGGTTACGTGGAAGACATGTATGAAGACAAGAAAAGTCAGAAAAAGGTTAAAGTGCGTTGGTTTCACCACACTTGGGAAGTCACGGGTGTAATCCCTGATCTGAATCCACACCCCAGAGAAGTTTTTATCACACCTTATGTTCAGGTGATCAATGCTGAGTGTGTTGGTGGTCCTGCAACAGTTCTGACTCCTAAGCACTACGAAAAATGCTTAGCTGTTGTAGCTCATAAATCTTCCTCTGGAATCCTTATGTGCTTTCGGCAACTTGGGGACTACAAGGTTAAGCCCTTCAGTCTTGCTAAATTGCGGGGGTATTCTAATCAAGCAATTCTGTCTTCTCTAGATGTCTACATCTCCAAGCAAAAAGCCAAAGCGAAGTACCATAAATTATGTGATGAAGATGAGGTAGAGTTAGCACCTGATGATCCTCTGAGGATGAGCCTTAAGAGAAACAGAACCAGCAAGGCGAATCAGGGACATTGTGGTGTTAAAAATTTGGTCACTGGGAATCATTTACCAAATTGCGTTCCAACATACCCAAAGTTGAAATTAAAATTATCAACGAAAACCATGGGAGTTAAGATTGCTGGATCGGAGCCCATACGCCCAGTTTCTTTTAAGGTTGGTGAAAAGATGGAGTTGCTCTGTCAGGATAGTGGCATACGAGGATGTTGGTTTAGGTGTCAGGTCTTGCAGACATCTCAAAAGCTTCTCAAAGTTCAATATGATGATTTGCAAGATGTGGATGGATCTGGCAATCTGGAG GAATGGGTCCCTGCCTTTAAAGTTGCTGCTCCTGATAAATTAGGCATGAGATACTCAGGCCGCCTGACAATCCGACCCTGTCGTCTCAATGATTCTACAGAGGTTTGTTTTGAGGTTGGAGTAGCAGTTGATGCGTGGTGGTGTGATGGCTGGTGGGAAGGTGTTGTTACTGGAGTTAACATTTCTGGGACTGATAGTATACAAGTCTACTTCCCTG GTGAGAAGAAGCTTATGAGTTTCCCGAGAAAGGATGTTAGGGCTTCCAGAGACTGGGTTGAGAACAGATGGGTTGATGTGAAGGCAAAGCCTGATGTATTCTCATACGTATCTGAAAATATCAGTTCTAGCACGAAGCTCTTATCAGTCTCTTCTAGCTCTATGGCAAAAGCTTCTTCTAAACTTGAAGCTGTTGAAGAGAAACAGGAATCACCAGATTTAGCCCCACTGGATGAGGAGTTGGGAAAGGTGACGAGAATGAATATGCGGAAGTGGCCTTGTACCAGTAATGAAGACGAGATTAACAATTCAAGCGATGGCAATGGCGGTGATGATTGTGCTTGCAACAAAACTGAGAAATGTGAAACACTAGAAGCCACAGAAGTGGCTGCACATGGCTGA
- the LOC126586212 gene encoding transcriptional adapter ADA2-like, with product MGRSRGNFHSDEDPTQRSRRKKNPSSGENLESSAAGQGTSEGKRAYHCNYCNKDITGKVRIKCCMCPDFDLCIECFSVGAEVTSHKSNHSYRVMDNLSFPLICPDWNADDEILLLEATEMYGLGNWAEVAEHVGTKSKEQCIEHYTNVYLNSPYFPLPDMSHVVGKNRKELLAMAKGHGEDKKGFPTLGDHNVKEESPFSPSRTKVEDTHKGGSSGHLMSSINSDVESGLRSSGANVAAAAGNKKPSNMAQVKDGPSVIKLEDPQAERKGKNPSTLGSKDPSLVESSGYNAKRQEFDTEYDNDSEQLLADMEFKDTDTNDERELKLKVLRIYAKRLDERKRRKDFILERNLLYPNPFEKDLSPEEKAICRRYDVFMCFHSKEEHDELLQTVISEHRTLKRIQELKEARAAGCRTSADADRYLLQKRRREAEENARRAKESGQVGPSSQGGPNLFMSLESVGIGKDSNSRPAGQATSGSARDLDTVGFYRSDLLSEAEKRLCSEIRLPPPVFLKMQEVISIEIFSGRVSKRSDVHQLFKIEPNKIDRVYDMLVKKGIAQP from the exons ATGGGTCGTTCTCGTGGAAACTTTCACTCTGATGAGGACCCCACTCAAAG ATCAAGGAGAAAAAAGAATCCTTCCAGTGGAGAAAATTTAGAGTCTTCAGCTGCAG GTCAGGGAACAAGTGAAGGAAAAAGGGCTTACCACTGCAATTATTGCAATAAAGACATCACAGGGAAGGTCCGAATCAAGTGTTGTATGTGCCCTGATTTTGACCTATGTATAGAGTGTTTTTCTGTTGGAGCTGAGGTGACATCCCATAAAAGCAACCACTCTTACAGGGTTATG GATAATTTATCTTTCCCACTTATTTGTCCAGACTGGAATGCAGATGATGAAATACTGCTTTTGGAg GCAACTGAAATGTATGGATTGGGGAACTGGGCTGAAGTTGCAGAGCATGTTGGGACGAAGAGTAAAGAGCAATGTATAGAACACTACACAAATGTTTATTTGAACTCACCGTACTTTCCTCTTCCG GACATGTCTCATGTAGTTGGAAAAAATAGAAAGGAGCTTCTTGCTATGGCTAAAGGGCATGGCGAGGACAAGAAAG GATTTCCTACGCTGGGGGATCATAATGTGAAGGAGGAATCTCCATTTTCTCCTTCAAGAACCAA AGTGGAAGATACGCACAAAGGTGGTTCTTCTGGCCATTTAATGTCTAGCATCAACTCTG ATGTAGAATCTGGACTTCGCTCTAGTGGTGCAAATGTTGCAGCAGCAGCTGGTAACAAGAAACCATCCAACATGGCCCAGGTTAAAGATGGTCCCAGTGTCATTAAACTGGAAG ATCCTCAAGcagaaaggaaaggaaagaacCCAAGTACTTTGGGGAGTAAGGATCCTTCTTTAGTTGAGTCGAGTGGCTATAATGCCAAAAGGCAGGAGTTCGATACTGAATACGATAACGATTCTGAGCAGCTATTGGCTGACATGGAGTTTAAGGATACTGACACTAATGATGAGCGTGAGCTGAAGTTAAAAGTGTTGCGAATCTACGCAAAGAG ACTTGATGAGAGGAAGCGTAGAAAGGATTTCATACTAGAAAGAAATTTATTATATCCTAATCCTTTTGAGAAGGACCTATCGcctgaagaaaaggctatatgCCGACGCTATGATGTCTTCATGTGTTTCCATTCCAAGGAAGAGCATGACGAATTACTTCAGACAGTTATTTCGGAGCATCGTACGTTGAAAAGAATTCAAGAACTTAAG GAAGCCAGAGCTGCTGGTTGCCGTACATCAGCGGATGCAGATAGATATCTTTTACAGAAACGAAGAAGGGAAGCTGAAGAAAATGCTCGCAGAGCAAAGGAAAGTGGGCAAGTTGGTCCAAGCAGTCAGGGAGGTCCAAATTTGTTCATGTCCTTGGAGTCTGTTGGCATTGGCAAGGACTCAAATTCGAGGCCAGCTGGACAGGCCACTTCAGGCTCTGCCCGCGATTTGGATACAGTGGGATTTTATCGATCAGATCTACTGTCTGAAGCT GAGAAACGTCTCTGCAGCGAGATTAGATTGCCACCACCCGTTTTCCTTAAGATGCAAGAAGTTATATCAATTGAAATCTTCAGTGGCAGAGTCAGTAAAAGATCAGATGTCCATCAACTATTCAAGATTGAACCTAATAAGATCGACAGGGTTTATGACATGCTCGTGAAAAAGGGCATCGCTCAGCCTTGA